The genomic DNA GGGTGAGTGGCTGGGGGATTCACCAGGTGTGGGGGAGGGATCGCCCCATTATGGGGCTGAGACCCCACAGTGTGCGGCTGGAAGgcccaggaatgggaatgggacccCCTGGGTCGGAGTTTGGGTTTGAGACCCTCCCGGTATGGGGGCTGGGAGGCCTAGGAATGTGGATGGGACTCCCTCGGGATCGAAATGCAGAGCTGGGACCCctcagtgtggggctgggctccCGAAGGGACTGGGGGTGAAGGCTGGGATCTCTAGTTACGGGAATGAGGTCCTCTTGCATGGGGATGGGACGGACCCCCTGAGGATCAAGATGTGGGGCTGGGGATCCTCCGGAATCGGGGTGTGGGCCTGGGGGTCCCCCGGGATCGGagtgtgggtgtggggctgggaCCCTCTGGGTGTGGAACAGGGGCTCCCCTGGGTGTGGGGCTGCGACCTCCCAGCGGGGTTGGTCCCCCTCAGTGTTGGGCTGGGGTCCCCGATAGGGGCTGGGAACCACCATTGTGGCGCTGGGGACTCGCACGGTGCGGGTCTGGGACTTTCCATCGTGGCACTGAGGACAcccgggctgggggtgctggctgTGGGTTCCCCGCACGGGGGTCGCCGGTGTCACCCCCGCCTACTGGCGCTGGCGgagccatccctgtccccatcccggtgGCACCGAGCCCAGCGGCGCCTGGCACTGGCCGTGTCACCCGCGCGCTGGCTGGTGCCACCGGGCCCCCGCGGGGGGTTGGGGACACGGCGAGGGGCGGGTGGGGGCACGGGTGGGGAACCCCGATGGGGTCGGTGGTGACCCCCGCCAGCTCCCACAGGTGGCCCCGGTGCCCCGAGGCGATGGCCGAGGACCGAGGTACGGCAGCACCAGTGCTGCATGTCCCCCGTGTTTCCCCCCTGGCGCGGGGGGCCGGGgctcacccccagtgtccccctagATGTTCGATTTGTCACCGAGGAGAGCTTCGACTTCGGTGTGCTGTCGCCGTCTGACAGGTACGGGAGGGTGGTGGGGAAAAGGGCACCCCATGGATAGGAACAGGGTGGACAAGACACCTTGTAGTTGGGAACGTGGGGAATAGGATGGGACGTGGAGGACAGGGTACCTCATTGTCAATGTCCTAGGGGACATGTCACCCCATGGATGGCGTTGTGGGGGATGTGCAACTCATAGCTGGGGTCCTGGGGGCCATGAGGGACATCACTGCCCAAAGATGGTGTCCTAAGGAACATGTCACCCCATGAACACAGTTCTGAGGGTCCTGTGGATATGTCCCCCTCACAGATGTGgttctgggggtcctgggggacgTGTCACACAATGAATGGGGTCCTGGGTggcatggggggggggggggttcctGCCACTTCTTGGCAGCGGTGTTTGGGGGGCTGACACAGCCATTCCCCCTCCCCCCTTCCCATCCGcagccaggaggaagaggaggatgaggatagCCCGGGCAGGGGGTGCCGGCACGGGGGCAGCAACGGGCGCTGGAGTCCCCTGAGTGGGGCCCGTCTGGAAGAGATGGTGCGGGAGGCCACGCGCCTGGCGGCACAGTTGGAGGGGTGTCACCTGCCCCCTCCCGCTCCCGGAGACCCCCCCGGACCCGCCTCCACGCCCCCCAGCACaccccgcagcccccgccgccAGACCTTCG from Melospiza melodia melodia isolate bMelMel2 chromosome 28, bMelMel2.pri, whole genome shotgun sequence includes the following:
- the PSRC1 gene encoding proline/serine-rich coiled-coil protein 1 isoform X4 → MGSVVTPASSHRWPRCPEAMAEDRDVRFVTEESFDFGVLSPSDSQEEEEDEDSPGRGCRHGGSNGRWSPLSGARLEEMVREATRLAAQLEGCHLPPPAPGDPPGPASTPPSTPRSPRRQTFVVKDSPVRALLPTVESQGPAPSPRPPAKPRGASAATSVPKVQGQHGQPPQLVPRGANQDPLPPACGPPARRR